A genome region from Pirellulales bacterium includes the following:
- a CDS encoding formylglycine-generating enzyme family protein — MHRTCPLSISLFAHRSRLVAPHWLRHVAAIACCGLLLPAIAAARDPNPAAEAKTETEMKPYTEEISGTTVTFEMLPIRGGVFTMGSPDSEPERSADEGPQHPVELKPFWMGKCEVTWDQYEIWTFNLDIQRRKVIGIEPTPLDKLADAVTRPTKPYTDMTFGMGKEGYPAICMTQWAAKNYCAWLSAKTGHYYRLPTEAEWEYACRAGTTTAYSFGDDAADLDAYAWFYDNSEDQYQPVGKKKPNPWGLHDMHGNVAEWCLDAYDAHFYAQFPTDKPTLNPYNPPKKPYPHVVRGGSWDDDPPRLRSAARRASDKTWKMQDPQIPQSIWYFTDALFAGFRVVRPLTEDTAEQKAAYMAEGTHKE; from the coding sequence ATGCACCGAACTTGCCCCCTATCGATTTCGCTGTTCGCTCATCGTTCCAGACTAGTCGCGCCGCACTGGCTTCGCCACGTCGCGGCGATCGCCTGTTGCGGCCTGCTGTTGCCAGCCATCGCGGCGGCGCGCGACCCCAACCCGGCTGCCGAGGCGAAGACCGAAACCGAGATGAAGCCATACACCGAGGAGATCTCGGGCACCACGGTGACCTTTGAGATGCTGCCGATCCGCGGCGGCGTGTTCACAATGGGAAGCCCCGACAGCGAGCCCGAACGCAGCGCCGACGAGGGACCGCAGCATCCGGTCGAGCTCAAGCCGTTTTGGATGGGCAAGTGCGAGGTGACATGGGACCAGTACGAGATTTGGACATTCAATCTCGACATTCAGCGCCGCAAGGTGATCGGCATCGAGCCAACGCCGCTCGACAAACTGGCCGACGCCGTGACACGCCCCACCAAGCCATACACCGACATGACCTTTGGCATGGGCAAGGAGGGCTACCCAGCGATCTGCATGACGCAGTGGGCGGCCAAGAACTACTGCGCATGGCTGAGCGCCAAGACAGGCCACTACTACCGGTTGCCGACCGAAGCGGAGTGGGAATACGCCTGCCGCGCGGGGACCACGACGGCGTATTCGTTTGGCGACGACGCGGCCGATCTGGACGCTTACGCCTGGTTCTACGACAACAGCGAAGACCAGTATCAACCGGTGGGAAAGAAGAAGCCCAATCCGTGGGGCCTGCACGACATGCACGGCAACGTGGCCGAGTGGTGTCTGGACGCGTACGACGCGCACTTTTACGCGCAGTTTCCGACCGACAAACCAACCTTGAATCCGTACAACCCACCGAAGAAGCCCTATCCGCATGTGGTGCGTGGCGGATCATGGGACGACGATCCACCGCGACTGCGCAGCGCCGCGCGGCGGGCCTCGGACAAAACCTGGAAGATGCAAGACCCGCAGATTCCGCAAAGCATCTGGTACTTCACCGATGCGTTGTTCGCGGGCTTTCGGGTGGTGCGTCCGCTGACGGAAGACACCGCGGAGCAAAAGGCCGCCTACATGGCGGAAGGGACGCACAAGGAGTAG
- a CDS encoding FAD:protein FMN transferase, whose translation MRRAWIVISAATWFATLAGPAQWAGAEEQNLRRHEYSQVLMGMDFRLTFYAADADAAKRAADTAFARVDALNRIMSDYDRNSELSRLSATAGSDQSVKISGDLWLVLSRSQQLARETGGAFDVTVGPLVRLWRRSRRQRELPSPERLQEALAATGHQHLKLDESTLTALLARHGMQLDLGGIAAGYAVDEALRILRENGFTKAMVDASGDIRCGDPPPGQAAWRVRIETLTGEAHHGAIVPVVNGAITTAGDAEQHVEIGGVRYSHIVDPKTGLGVTTPTSVTIMAADCLTADSLDTAIGVLPPDQGIELAKRHGASCLIVRRVQGELQISACGAFAQTP comes from the coding sequence GTGAGACGGGCGTGGATCGTGATCTCGGCGGCGACCTGGTTCGCCACGCTGGCGGGACCAGCCCAATGGGCCGGCGCGGAAGAGCAAAATCTGCGGCGCCATGAGTACTCCCAGGTTCTCATGGGCATGGACTTTCGGCTGACATTTTACGCTGCCGACGCCGACGCCGCAAAGCGGGCCGCCGACACCGCTTTTGCCCGCGTCGATGCTCTGAATCGCATCATGAGCGACTACGATCGCAACAGCGAGCTATCGAGGTTATCAGCGACTGCGGGCAGCGATCAGTCGGTCAAGATCAGCGGCGATCTCTGGCTGGTTCTCTCGCGATCGCAGCAACTAGCGCGGGAAACCGGCGGCGCCTTCGATGTCACCGTTGGCCCGTTGGTGCGGCTTTGGCGCCGTTCGCGCCGTCAGCGCGAGTTGCCATCGCCCGAGCGGCTTCAAGAGGCTCTGGCCGCGACGGGCCACCAACACCTGAAGCTCGACGAGTCAACGCTAACCGCGCTGCTCGCGCGGCACGGCATGCAGCTTGACCTCGGCGGCATTGCGGCGGGCTACGCCGTCGACGAGGCGCTACGCATCTTGCGTGAGAATGGTTTTACAAAGGCGATGGTCGATGCCAGCGGCGACATTCGCTGCGGCGATCCACCCCCCGGCCAAGCGGCTTGGCGCGTGCGCATCGAAACGCTGACGGGCGAGGCGCATCATGGCGCTATCGTGCCGGTCGTCAACGGCGCCATCACCACAGCCGGCGACGCCGAGCAGCACGTTGAGATTGGCGGCGTTCGCTATTCGCACATCGTCGATCCCAAGACCGGGCTTGGTGTGACGACTCCCACCAGCGTCACGATCATGGCCGCGGATTGCCTCACCGCCGACAGTCTCGACACCGCCATCGGCGTCTTGCCTCCCGATCAGGGAATTGAATTGGCCAAGCGCCATGGCGCCAGTTGCCTGATCGTGCGCCGCGTGCAGGGCGAGCTACAAATCTCGGCCTGCGGCGCATTCGCGCAAACTCCGTAA